The Ornithodoros turicata isolate Travis chromosome 7, ASM3712646v1, whole genome shotgun sequence genome includes a region encoding these proteins:
- the LOC135400709 gene encoding myosin-2 heavy chain-like produces the protein MSNAPACQTEASLSPPQKLCSSADEAVRESKDGYSYPDDRAEPSEAVVAQDGTTVNDAGEMLNERHLLEDNDEVDRKDSEIQKLRKEVALLTDQLEQVKRHDAEPLHQKTLELAALRREQATQSEEVYRLTQAVFIKHEIIENLRKQLHQAREQHSAAERSLKASYDELSDEYNEMSILLAKYEARDLELHGRLEKEMTLRISAEENLERLRAGTVRPKESGTELLVQSLDDAVGNVDADVPEMCENNASEKKCGDCEVVQRHDDDEETLQQAQCSQPSPENPFLEDKEARATVSMESHSPLAIQETTGHTETSADSNKDVSDEDNQLNNAINKRRHDEKGLQFTAFIPSCSSGHDAAEEAGAHEVQEGNEDLQDVLTKSSEESVFAVVPVEANNVFLSAGVQDLNNRCAAAEQKLQDVKLYHMQVVENLLEDKYTIEKSHSQALAEAVELKLNLESANAQHAVDLAEKQAKIQYVSEELAEARNELRNLSENALRLNRELTAKQAELEEVRKYLAIWNEFSPVISLHYCLIKSKLESLCAQLKVWKESSASQLEEQVAQTKAVTSKLESAQEEIDRMTKERGDASAKIQALQMQVAELTGRLAAAEEQKEYLEHELNRATRSSQSNAHERVLLESELAILRRRLREEERSSAKELRTEELEAQLAGLKLDLEQSQTEATEAWTHLENSYEQLRQSRAFIAWLHARMRRYKNRLAEPHDDIFVEQPTTYETGDSTPDAFRGTSVAACAKLQSRRPSGRRYTVTASAAHSAGAYTSVENTPTTSTKLLTSPERTRSALNVAPIPKSLQPQRVTRFPVTSKVEARSPSLLARRRRLARVMQATSTTMSSLYGSTDRTRSHGRTPSGTREETCVRQASFMRPKNQDDCDVQ, from the exons ATGAGTAACGCCCCAGCATGTCAAACCGAAGCAAGCTTGTCGCCACCTCAAAAGCT TTGTAGCAGCGCCGATGAAGCCGTCAGGGAGTCCAAAGACGGCTACTCCTACCCTGATGACCGTGCGGAACCATCTGAAGCAGTTGTAGCACAAGATGGCACAACTGTCAACGATGCCGGAGAAATGTTAAATGAGCGCCACCTGCTAGAGGACAATGACGAGGTGGATCGCAAGGACTCGGAAATTCAAAAACTTCGAAAGGAGGTCGCTTTATTGACGGACCAACTTGAACAGGTGAAGCGTCATGACGCGGAGCCGTTGCACCAGAAAACGTTGGAATTAGCGGCGCTACGAAGAGAACAAGCGACTCAAAGCGAGGAAGTGTACAGGCTCACTCAAGCTGTTTTTATAAAGCACGAAATCATTGAGAACCTGAGGAAACAATTGCACCAGGCGCGCGAGCAGCACTCTGCCGCTGAACGGTCACTAAAAGCGTCCTACGATGAACTGTCAGACGAATACAACGAGATGAGCATCTTGCTGGCAAAATATGAAGCGAGGGATCTCGAACTTCACGGGCGTTTAGAGAAGGAAATGACGCTACGCATTTCAGCAGAAGAAAACTTGGAAAGGCTGCGTGCAGGAACAGTGAGACCAAAGGAATCGGGAACAGAGCTCCTGGTGCAAAGTTTAGATGATGCGGTAGGCAACGTCGATGCAGATGTGCCGGAAATGTGTGAAAATAATGCGTCAGAAAAGAAATGTGGAGACTGCGAGGTCGTACAGCGACACGACGACGATGAGGAAACGCTGCAGCAAGCCCAGTGTTCCCAGCCGAGCCCAGAAAATCCCTTCTTGGAAGACAAGGAG GCACGTGCAACCGTGAGCATGGAAAGCCATTCCCCGCTGGCCATTCAGGAAACGACTGGTCACACTGAGACGTCAGCTGACTCGAACAAAGATGTTTCAGACGAAGATAATCAACTCAACAATGCTATTAACAAGAGGCGGCACGACGAAAAGGGACTTCAGTTCACGGCGTTCATTCCGTCATGTAGTTCTGGGCACGACGCCGCGGAGGAGGCAGGAGCTCATGAAGTCCAGGAAGGGAACGAAGATCTGCAAGACGTGCTCACCAAGAGCAGCGAAGAAAGCGTTTTCGCGGTGGTTCCCGTGGAGGCTAACAATGTCTTTCTCTCTGCGGGAGTGCAGGACCTGAACAACAGGTGCGCAGCAGCTGAACAAAAACTGCAAGACGTTAAGCTGTATCACATGCAAGTAGTCGAAAATCTATTGGAAGACAAGTATACCATTGAAAAGTCCCATAGTCAAGCTCTGGCTGAAGCTGTAGAGCTCAAACTGAATTTAGAATCAGCAAATGCACAGCATGCTGTAGATCTCGCTGAGAAGCAAGCTAAAATTCAATACGTTTCCGAGGAACTCGCGGAAGCTCGTAATGAGCTGCGAAATCTGTCGGAAAATGCGTTACGTCTTAATAGGGAACTGACTGCGAAGCAAGCCGAACTAGAGGAAGTTCGGAAATACCTCGCTATTTGGAACGAGTTTTCTCCTGTAATCTCTCTTCACTACTGCCTGATAAAGAGCAAGCTGGAGTCCCTGTGTGCACAGCTCAAAGTATGGAAAGAATCCTCAGCTTCACAATTGGAGGAACAAGTTGCGCAGACGAAAGCTGTGACGTCAAAGCTGGAATCTGCGCAGGAAGAGATCGACCGAATGACGAAAGAACGAGGCGACGCATCTGCAAAGATTCAGGCGCTCCAGATGCAG GTGGCAGAGCTTACGGGTAGACTTGCTGCCGCTGAAGAGCAGAAAGAATACTTGGAGCATGAGTTGAACAGGGCGACACGTTCCAGTCAAAGCAACGCACACGAACGGgtgcttctggagagtgaactGGCGATCCTGCGAAGGCGGTTACGGGAGGAGGAACGGAGCAGTGCCAAAGAACTCCGCACAGAG GAACTGGAAGCACAGCTAGCAGGTCTGAAGTTGGACTTAGAACAATCCCAGACAGAAGCAACAGAAGCATGGACGCACCTCGAGAACTCTTACGAACAACTCCGTCAGTCGAGGGCATTCATCGCTTGGCTACACGCACGTATGCGTCGGTACAAGAACCGACTTGCAGAACC GCACGACGACATTTTCGTGGAGCAGCCTACCACGTATGAAACTGGAGATTCTACCCCAGATGCGTTTCGTGGAACCTCTGTGGCGGCATGCGCCAAACTCCAATCCAGACGCCCGTCTGGAAGGCGTTATACCGTAACAGCATCTGCTGCGCATTCAGCTGGGGCATACACATCTGTGGAGAACACGCCGACTA CATCAACGAAGCTTTTAACCAGCCCCGAACGGACCAGATCCGCGTTGAATGTAGCGCCAATTCCGAAGAGCCTTCAGCCTCAGCGAGTGACGAGATTCCCAGTTACGTCAAAGGTTGAAGCCAGATCTCCATCGCTATTAGCGCGTAGGAGAAGGCTGGCACGTGTAATGCAAGCTACCTCGACGACGATGTCGTCTCTGTACGGATCTACAGACAGGACACGGTCGCACGGTCGAACTCCTTCAG GGACAAGGGAAGAAACTTGCGTACGACAG GCATCTTTCATGCGTCCCAAGAACCAGGATGACTGTGATGTGCAGTAG